From Pseudomonas sp. CCI4.2, one genomic window encodes:
- a CDS encoding Hcp family type VI secretion system effector: MANPGYVTITGKAQGLISAGCSSKESIGNKYQSAHTDEIMMLSYTRNLANFENNNSSTHGPIIISKYIDKSSPLLEQALTRREELDCTFDFYQTTPSGTQEKFYSISIKGGLIVDLTQDMPDVIFQSDGEMREHVAFRFREINYTNLRAATSGYGFWGEPR; the protein is encoded by the coding sequence ATGGCTAACCCTGGATACGTAACAATTACCGGCAAGGCTCAAGGATTGATTTCGGCAGGCTGCTCCAGTAAAGAGTCGATCGGCAACAAATACCAGTCAGCGCATACCGACGAAATAATGATGCTTTCTTATACTCGAAACCTGGCCAATTTTGAGAATAACAACAGCTCGACCCATGGCCCCATTATCATCTCCAAATACATTGATAAATCGTCTCCCTTATTAGAGCAAGCACTGACCCGAAGAGAAGAGTTGGACTGCACGTTTGATTTTTATCAAACAACGCCCTCGGGTACGCAGGAGAAGTTTTATTCGATATCGATCAAGGGTGGACTCATTGTCGACCTGACACAGGACATGCCTGATGTGATCTTTCAATCTGACGGTGAAATGCGAGAACACGTTGCTTTTCGTTTCCGTGAGATTAATTACACTAACCTCAGAGCGGCCACCAGCGGCTATGGCTTTTGGGGTGAGCCACGATGA
- the nirB gene encoding nitrite reductase large subunit NirB has protein sequence MKRLKLVMIGNGMAGVRTLEELIKLSPDLYDITVFGAEPHPNYNRILLSPVLAGEQNFDDIVLNDLSWYLDNNIHLLLNRKAVKIDRTKRLVIADDGTEAHYDRLLIATGSVPFILPIPGNTLQGVIGYRDIADTQTMINTAKTHTYAVVIGGGLLGLEAANGLRLRGMDVTVVHIGEWLMERQLDKISGQMLQTELETRGLSFRLKESTQALLDDGNGRVKSVRFKNGDVIPADLVVMAAGIRPATELAEQSGIPCNRGILVSDTMQTYDPRVYAIGECASHRGIAYGLVAPLFEQAKVCANHLAQLGFARYQGSVTSTKLKVTGVDLFSAGDFMGGEGTETITLSDPIGRVYKKLVIKDDVLVGACLYGDTADGGWYFRQIRENAQINEIRDHLMFGENALGDVGHQGQDKAMGMADTAEVCGCNGVCKGTIVKAIQEHGLFSVDDVKKHTKAASSCGSCAGLVEQILINTVGGAADVKPKSEKAICGCSDLNHGLIRAAIRDQHLLTIASAMSYMNWRTPNGCATCRPALNYYLISTWPGEAKDDPQSRLINERAHANIQKDGTYSVVPRMWGGVTNPSELRRIADVADKYNVPMVKVTGGQRIDLLGIKKEDLPGVWKDLDMPSGHAYGKSIRTVKTCVGSEFCRFGTQNSTQLGIELEHDLFNMWSPHKVKLAVSGCPRNCSEAGIKDVGIIGVDSGWEMYIGGNGGIKTEVAEFFVKLKTAEEVREYNGAFLQLYREEAFYLERTVHFLQRVGMDYIKKAVLEDADKRQALNARLQFSLSFEQDPWKERISQPLLKKEFERIPVEVLA, from the coding sequence ATGAAACGACTCAAGCTGGTGATGATTGGTAACGGTATGGCGGGTGTCCGCACCCTTGAAGAGCTGATCAAACTCAGCCCTGATCTGTACGACATCACGGTATTCGGCGCCGAGCCACACCCTAATTACAACCGTATCCTGCTGTCGCCAGTCTTGGCCGGTGAGCAGAATTTCGACGACATCGTGCTTAACGACCTGAGCTGGTACCTGGACAACAACATCCACCTGCTGCTCAACCGCAAAGCCGTGAAGATCGACCGGACCAAACGCTTGGTAATCGCCGACGATGGTACCGAAGCGCATTACGACCGGCTGCTGATCGCCACTGGCTCGGTACCGTTCATTTTGCCGATTCCGGGCAACACCCTGCAGGGCGTGATTGGTTACCGCGACATCGCCGACACCCAAACCATGATCAACACCGCCAAAACCCACACCTACGCAGTGGTGATCGGCGGCGGGCTGCTGGGGCTTGAAGCGGCCAACGGTCTGAGGTTGCGCGGGATGGACGTGACCGTGGTCCACATCGGCGAATGGCTGATGGAGCGCCAGCTGGACAAAATCTCTGGCCAAATGCTGCAAACCGAATTGGAAACACGCGGTTTGTCGTTCCGTCTGAAAGAATCAACCCAAGCTTTGCTCGATGATGGCAACGGCCGTGTGAAGTCCGTGCGGTTCAAGAACGGCGACGTGATCCCGGCTGACCTGGTGGTCATGGCAGCCGGCATCCGCCCCGCCACCGAACTAGCTGAACAGTCCGGTATCCCATGTAATCGAGGAATTCTGGTCAGTGACACGATGCAGACCTACGACCCACGGGTCTACGCCATTGGCGAATGCGCCAGCCATCGCGGCATCGCTTACGGGCTGGTCGCCCCACTGTTCGAACAGGCCAAGGTCTGTGCGAACCATTTGGCTCAACTGGGCTTCGCTCGTTATCAGGGCTCAGTGACATCAACCAAATTAAAAGTGACTGGCGTCGACTTGTTTTCCGCCGGCGACTTCATGGGCGGCGAAGGCACGGAAACCATCACCCTCTCTGACCCCATTGGCCGGGTCTATAAAAAGCTGGTGATCAAGGATGACGTCCTGGTCGGCGCCTGCTTGTACGGCGACACCGCAGACGGCGGTTGGTATTTCCGGCAAATCCGCGAAAACGCCCAGATCAATGAAATTCGCGATCACTTGATGTTCGGTGAAAACGCCTTGGGCGACGTTGGCCACCAAGGCCAAGACAAAGCAATGGGCATGGCAGATACCGCTGAAGTCTGCGGCTGCAACGGCGTGTGCAAAGGCACCATCGTCAAAGCGATTCAGGAACACGGGCTGTTCAGCGTCGACGATGTGAAAAAACACACCAAAGCCGCCAGCTCCTGCGGTTCCTGCGCCGGCCTGGTGGAACAGATCCTGATCAACACCGTCGGCGGCGCTGCGGATGTCAAACCGAAAAGCGAAAAAGCCATTTGCGGTTGCAGCGATCTAAACCACGGCCTAATCCGCGCCGCAATTCGCGACCAGCATTTGCTGACCATTGCCAGCGCCATGAGCTACATGAACTGGCGCACGCCAAACGGCTGCGCCACCTGCCGCCCGGCGCTGAACTACTACTTGATTTCCACCTGGCCGGGGGAAGCGAAAGACGATCCGCAGTCACGCCTGATCAACGAACGCGCCCACGCCAACATCCAGAAAGACGGCACCTACTCGGTAGTGCCACGGATGTGGGGCGGCGTGACCAATCCCTCCGAACTGCGGCGAATTGCTGACGTCGCCGACAAGTACAACGTGCCCATGGTCAAGGTCACTGGCGGTCAACGCATCGACTTGTTGGGAATCAAGAAAGAAGACTTGCCGGGCGTCTGGAAAGACCTCGACATGCCATCCGGCCATGCGTATGGCAAGTCGATCCGCACAGTGAAAACCTGCGTCGGCAGCGAGTTCTGCCGTTTCGGTACGCAAAATTCGACGCAACTGGGCATCGAGCTGGAGCACGACCTGTTCAACATGTGGTCGCCGCACAAGGTCAAGCTGGCTGTGTCCGGTTGCCCACGCAACTGTTCGGAAGCCGGCATCAAAGACGTCGGAATTATCGGTGTCGATTCTGGCTGGGAGATGTACATCGGCGGCAACGGCGGGATCAAAACCGAAGTCGCGGAGTTTTTTGTCAAATTGAAGACCGCCGAAGAAGTCCGTGAATACAACGGCGCGTTCCTGCAGCTGTACCGCGAAGAAGCGTTTTACCTGGAACGCACCGTGCATTTCCTGCAACGCGTCGGCATGGACTACATCAAGAAAGCCGTGTTGGAAGACGCCGATAAACGCCAGGCGCTGAACGCGCGCTTGCAGTTCTCGCTGTCGTTCGAACAGGACCCTTGGAAGGAACGCATTTCTCAGCCGCTGCTGAAGAAAGAATTTGAACGTATTCCCGTGGAGGTGCTGGCATGA
- the nirD gene encoding nitrite reductase small subunit NirD has protein sequence MNWLDICALEDINPLGSRIVEGPKGDIAIFRTSDDEVFALDDRCPHKGGPLSQGLIYGKRVSCPLHNWQIDLETGDAQAPDIGCAHKHLARVENGRVLLSLKEAA, from the coding sequence ATGAACTGGCTAGATATCTGCGCCCTAGAAGACATCAACCCGCTGGGCTCGCGCATCGTTGAAGGGCCCAAGGGCGACATCGCCATCTTCCGCACCAGCGACGACGAAGTGTTTGCCCTCGACGACCGCTGCCCGCACAAAGGTGGCCCGCTGTCCCAAGGTTTGATTTACGGCAAGCGGGTGTCTTGCCCGTTGCATAACTGGCAAATCGACCTGGAAACCGGCGATGCGCAAGCCCCCGACATCGGCTGCGCGCACAAGCACTTGGCCCGTGTCGAAAATGGCCGGGTGCTGCTATCCCTGAAGGAAGCGGCCTGA
- a CDS encoding molybdopterin-dependent oxidoreductase, whose amino-acid sequence MRPPAATESTTQITASTCCYCGVGCGVLIEHDGERILGVSGDPQHPANFGKLCSKGASLHLTGDVTARALYPELRLGKTLARSPTDWDTALEHAANVFAETIREHGPDSVAFYVSGQLLTEDYYAFNKLARALVGTNNIDSNSRLCMSSAVVGYKRSLGADSPPCNYEDIELSDCVMIVGSNMAYAHPVLFRRLEEAKSLRPEMKIIVVDPRRTDTCDLADLHLAIQPGTDVALFHGILHLLLWEDWVDRSFINAHTQGYGELKTLVRDYTPQMVSEICGIPVEQLHACAQWIGTAPSFLSLWCMGLNQSTSGSAKNSALINLHLATGQIGRPGAGPFSLTGQPNAMGGRETGSLSNLLPGHREAGNATHREEVAAYWGVDTLPETPGLSAIELFEELQSGKIKALWIACTNPAQSLPDQQKVREALTTCPFVVLQEAYRTTETCKFADLLLPAASWGEKEGTVTNSERRISRVRKAIAAPGEARSDWAITVDFAQRLEQRLRPGEPSLFAFDEPQALFDEFKHLTRERDLDLSGISYGLLEQRGPQQWPFPMGAETGIARLYGDGVFPTDSGRATFVTEPYRAAKELRDARFPLTLNTGRLRDQWHGMSRTGTAAQLFGHVSEAVLSLHSDELRRHRLQVGDLVSLKSRRGSLIVPVSSDDSIRPGQAFLPMHWGDRFLKGGVNILTQPAFDPLSKQPELKHTGVRIEAVSLPWQLFALVEGDVQTKIEALRPLCEAFAYVSLSLAGRERPALLIRAASAQAPDNHLLTQIDQLLGLNEGPVLSYDDPRRSIGKRVRIEHGRIIAIRLAGETIARHWLQSLWLEGRADEQLRRWLLAPISTPPGNAAAMPRSSKILCNCMNVSESAVVAGIGRGLDLIQLKTQLKCGSQCGSCVPEIKRLLAVIPLPVAIHQ is encoded by the coding sequence ATGCGCCCGCCCGCTGCGACTGAATCCACCACGCAGATCACGGCCTCGACCTGCTGCTACTGCGGGGTCGGTTGCGGCGTGCTGATTGAACACGACGGCGAGCGCATTCTCGGTGTCAGCGGTGACCCGCAACACCCGGCCAACTTCGGCAAATTATGCAGCAAGGGCGCGAGCCTGCACCTCACCGGTGACGTGACTGCCCGAGCGCTGTACCCGGAATTACGCTTGGGCAAAACCCTCGCGCGCAGCCCAACCGATTGGGACACCGCACTGGAACATGCGGCTAATGTCTTCGCCGAGACCATTCGAGAGCACGGCCCAGACAGCGTTGCGTTCTATGTATCAGGGCAACTCCTGACCGAAGACTATTATGCGTTCAACAAGTTGGCCCGGGCTCTGGTTGGCACCAACAATATCGACAGTAATTCGCGGCTGTGCATGTCCTCCGCCGTGGTCGGCTACAAGCGCAGCCTGGGCGCGGACTCACCCCCGTGCAATTACGAAGACATCGAACTCAGCGATTGCGTGATGATCGTCGGCAGCAATATGGCCTACGCCCACCCGGTGCTGTTTCGACGACTGGAAGAAGCAAAAAGCCTACGGCCCGAGATGAAAATCATCGTCGTTGATCCGCGCCGCACCGACACCTGTGACTTGGCCGACTTGCACCTGGCGATTCAACCCGGCACCGACGTCGCGCTGTTTCACGGCATCCTGCACCTGCTGCTGTGGGAAGACTGGGTCGATCGGAGTTTCATCAATGCCCACACCCAAGGCTATGGCGAGCTGAAAACCCTGGTGCGCGACTACACGCCGCAAATGGTCTCGGAGATTTGCGGCATCCCGGTGGAACAACTGCACGCCTGTGCGCAATGGATCGGCACCGCGCCAAGTTTTCTGTCGCTGTGGTGCATGGGGTTGAACCAATCCACCTCCGGCAGCGCGAAGAATAGCGCGCTGATCAATTTACACCTCGCCACCGGCCAAATTGGTCGACCCGGCGCCGGACCGTTCTCATTGACCGGCCAGCCCAACGCCATGGGCGGACGCGAAACCGGCAGCCTGTCGAACCTGTTGCCGGGCCACCGCGAAGCGGGCAACGCCACGCACCGTGAAGAAGTCGCGGCCTACTGGGGCGTCGATACCTTGCCAGAAACACCGGGTCTGTCGGCCATCGAGCTGTTTGAAGAACTACAAAGCGGCAAAATCAAAGCGTTGTGGATTGCCTGCACCAACCCCGCTCAATCATTGCCGGATCAGCAAAAAGTCCGCGAAGCCCTGACCACCTGCCCGTTTGTGGTGTTACAGGAAGCGTATCGAACCACTGAAACCTGCAAATTTGCCGACCTGTTATTACCTGCCGCCAGTTGGGGTGAAAAAGAAGGCACGGTAACCAATTCGGAACGACGCATTTCTCGCGTACGCAAAGCGATAGCCGCGCCTGGTGAAGCCCGTTCGGATTGGGCGATTACGGTCGATTTCGCTCAGCGACTGGAACAACGCCTGCGTCCGGGGGAACCGAGTTTGTTTGCGTTCGATGAGCCTCAAGCCCTGTTCGATGAATTCAAGCACCTGACACGTGAACGCGATCTGGACCTCTCGGGCATTAGCTACGGGCTGCTTGAGCAACGAGGCCCGCAACAATGGCCGTTCCCAATGGGCGCCGAGACGGGTATCGCGCGATTGTATGGGGACGGTGTTTTCCCTACTGACTCCGGCCGCGCTACGTTCGTTACCGAACCTTACCGTGCAGCCAAAGAGCTGCGTGATGCGCGCTTTCCACTCACGCTGAACACCGGTCGCCTGCGAGATCAATGGCATGGCATGAGCCGCACTGGCACCGCCGCGCAATTGTTCGGTCATGTCAGCGAAGCCGTGCTGAGCCTGCACTCGGATGAATTGCGCCGCCATCGCCTGCAGGTGGGGGATTTGGTCAGTCTGAAAAGCCGCCGCGGCAGCCTGATTGTGCCCGTCAGCAGCGATGACAGCATCCGCCCCGGTCAAGCCTTCTTGCCCATGCACTGGGGTGATCGTTTCCTCAAGGGCGGCGTGAACATTCTGACCCAACCGGCCTTCGACCCCCTGTCGAAACAACCGGAACTGAAACACACCGGCGTGCGCATCGAAGCCGTAAGTTTGCCGTGGCAACTGTTTGCGCTGGTGGAAGGTGATGTACAAACCAAGATAGAAGCGCTTAGACCCCTGTGTGAGGCGTTTGCTTATGTCAGCCTCAGCTTGGCTGGCCGTGAACGCCCTGCGCTGCTGATCCGCGCTGCCAGTGCCCAAGCGCCTGACAACCATTTGCTGACGCAGATCGATCAACTGCTCGGCCTGAATGAAGGGCCGGTGCTGTCTTACGACGATCCCCGTCGTTCCATCGGCAAGCGGGTGCGCATCGAGCACGGTCGCATCATTGCGATTCGCCTCGCCGGAGAGACCATCGCCCGGCATTGGCTGCAAAGCCTGTGGCTCGAAGGTCGCGCCGACGAGCAATTACGCCGCTGGCTATTGGCGCCCATCAGCACCCCACCCGGCAATGCCGCCGCCATGCCGCGCAGCAGCAAGATCCTGTGCAACTGCATGAACGTCAGCGAAAGCGCGGTGGTGGCGGGTATCGGTCGCGGCTTGGATCTGATTCAACTGAAAACACAATTGAAATGCGGTAGCCAATGCGGCTCCTGCGTACCGGAAATCAAACGACTGCTGGCGGTCATACCGCTGCCGGTCGCGATCCATCAATGA
- the cobA gene encoding uroporphyrinogen-III C-methyltransferase: protein MSAKVWLVGAGPGDPELLTLKAVRALREADVVLIDDLVNVAVLEHCASARIIAVGKRGGCRSTPQAFIHRLMLRYARQGKCVVRLKGGDPCIFGRGGEEADWLRAHGIKVELVNGITAGLAGATQCGISLTLRGVSRGVTLVTAHTQDGSSLNWQALAQSGTTLVVYMGVAKLSEIRDNLLAGGLSANTPVAMIENASLPHQRECRSTLAEMQTDALAFELKSPAILVIGEVAASAAAVVEQAQFG, encoded by the coding sequence ATGAGCGCAAAAGTCTGGCTGGTGGGTGCAGGTCCCGGCGACCCGGAGTTGTTGACACTAAAAGCCGTGCGCGCACTGCGTGAAGCCGATGTGGTGCTGATCGACGATCTGGTCAACGTGGCGGTCCTTGAGCACTGCGCGTCGGCCCGAATCATTGCGGTCGGTAAACGCGGCGGCTGTCGTTCGACACCGCAAGCGTTCATCCACCGGCTGATGCTGCGTTACGCCCGCCAAGGTAAATGCGTGGTCCGACTGAAAGGTGGTGATCCGTGTATTTTCGGGCGTGGTGGCGAAGAAGCCGATTGGCTGCGGGCGCACGGCATTAAAGTCGAACTGGTCAACGGTATAACGGCCGGACTGGCCGGGGCGACTCAGTGCGGTATTTCCCTCACGCTGAGAGGGGTCAGCCGGGGCGTGACACTGGTCACGGCCCACACTCAAGATGGCAGCAGCCTGAACTGGCAAGCATTGGCGCAAAGCGGGACCACGCTGGTGGTGTACATGGGCGTCGCCAAGCTCTCGGAAATTCGCGACAACCTACTGGCGGGTGGTTTGTCGGCGAACACTCCGGTGGCAATGATCGAAAACGCCTCTCTGCCCCATCAACGCGAATGCCGCAGCACCCTGGCCGAGATGCAAACCGACGCCCTCGCCTTCGAACTCAAAAGTCCGGCGATATTAGTGATTGGCGAAGTCGCGGCGAGTGCGGCGGCAGTGGTCGAACAGGCTCAGTTTGGTTGA
- a CDS encoding OmpA family protein: MKLKNTLGIAIGSVVAVASFGVLAQGQGAVEGEAFYQKNYNDSVNHVEDGRTAGASIGYFLTDDVEVILGYGKTNYTRSNDGTGSQKIHGDTSSLAGMYHFGTVGDAIRPYVSGGFAHQSMTGVEADGYKGRDSSTFATIGAGAKWYITDNLYARAGVDADYKLDNGKWDYAPTVGLGVNFGGGSKPAPAPAPAPEPVAEAPVEAPVEAAPQVVRVQLDVKFDFNKSVVKPNSYADIKNLADFMKQYPQTSTTVEGHTDSVGPDAYNQKLSERRANAVKQVLVSQYGVGAGRVSSVGYGESRPVADNKTEAGRAINRRVEAEVEAKAAQ; this comes from the coding sequence ATGAAACTGAAAAACACCTTGGGCATTGCCATTGGTTCTGTTGTTGCCGTAGCTTCGTTCGGCGTTCTGGCGCAAGGCCAAGGCGCGGTCGAAGGTGAGGCCTTCTACCAGAAGAACTACAACGACAGCGTCAATCACGTAGAAGACGGCCGCACCGCAGGTGCTTCCATCGGCTACTTCTTGACCGACGACGTTGAAGTTATCCTGGGCTATGGCAAAACCAATTACACGCGTTCCAACGACGGTACTGGTAGCCAGAAAATTCATGGCGACACTAGCTCCCTGGCTGGTATGTACCACTTCGGTACCGTTGGTGATGCTATCCGTCCATACGTTTCCGGCGGCTTTGCTCACCAGAGCATGACTGGCGTTGAAGCTGACGGTTACAAGGGTCGTGACTCGTCCACCTTCGCAACCATCGGTGCAGGTGCCAAGTGGTACATCACTGACAACCTGTATGCACGTGCTGGTGTAGACGCTGACTACAAACTGGACAACGGCAAGTGGGACTACGCTCCTACCGTTGGCTTGGGCGTGAACTTCGGTGGCGGCTCCAAGCCAGCACCGGCTCCAGCACCGGCTCCAGAGCCAGTTGCTGAAGCGCCTGTAGAAGCTCCAGTGGAAGCTGCTCCACAAGTCGTACGTGTTCAGTTGGACGTCAAATTTGACTTCAACAAATCGGTCGTTAAGCCTAACAGCTACGCCGACATCAAGAACCTTGCTGACTTCATGAAGCAGTACCCACAAACCAGCACCACTGTTGAAGGTCACACTGACTCCGTCGGTCCTGACGCTTACAACCAAAAACTGTCTGAGCGCCGTGCAAACGCCGTCAAACAAGTTCTGGTTAGCCAGTACGGTGTTGGCGCTGGTCGTGTGAGCTCGGTTGGTTACGGCGAAAGCCGTCCAGTAGCAGACAACAAAACCGAAGCTGGCCGCGCGATCAACCGTCGCGTAGAAGCTGAAGTTGAAGCAAAAGCTGCTCAGTAA
- the sigX gene encoding RNA polymerase sigma factor SigX, with product MNKPQSLSMRYDPRELSDEELVARAHVELFHVTRAYEELMRRYQRTLFNVCARYLGNDRDADDVCQEVMLKVLYGLKNFEGKSKFKTWLYSITYNECITQYRKERRKRRLMDALSLDPLEEATEEKSPKPEEQGGLDRWLVYVNPIDREILVLRFVAELEFQEIADIMHMGLSATKMRYKRALDKLREKFAGITET from the coding sequence TTGAATAAGCCCCAATCGCTGTCCATGCGCTACGACCCCCGCGAACTCTCCGATGAGGAGTTGGTGGCGCGGGCGCACGTCGAGCTTTTTCATGTGACTCGCGCATACGAAGAGTTGATGCGTCGCTATCAAAGAACACTTTTTAACGTATGTGCACGTTATTTAGGGAACGATCGCGATGCTGATGATGTCTGTCAGGAAGTGATGCTTAAAGTGTTGTACGGATTGAAGAATTTCGAAGGAAAATCGAAGTTCAAAACCTGGCTCTACAGCATCACTTACAATGAATGTATTACGCAGTACAGGAAGGAACGGCGGAAGCGTCGCTTAATGGACGCGTTGAGTCTGGATCCTCTTGAGGAGGCGACGGAAGAGAAGTCGCCCAAACCTGAAGAGCAGGGCGGACTTGATCGCTGGCTTGTGTATGTAAATCCAATTGATCGAGAAATTCTGGTGCTACGGTTTGTCGCAGAACTAGAATTTCAAGAGATTGCGGACATCATGCACATGGGCCTGAGTGCCACAAAAATGCGCTACAAACGCGCGCTTGATAAATTACGTGAGAAATTTGCAGGCATTACCGAAACTTAA
- a CDS encoding mechanosensitive ion channel family protein, whose product MELNLWTQSLVTAMTVLWTKVANFIPNLFGALILVLLGFVVAKLLDTLLSKLLAKLGLDRLMGGTGLTKVIARAGIQVPISTLVGKIIYWFVLLIFLVSAAESLGLEQVSSTLTMLTQYLPKVFGAALVLLVGVLLAQLANGLVRGAAEGVGIDYAAGLGRIAQGLVIIISISVAISQLEVKTDLLNHVIVIGLITVGLAIALAMGLGSREIAGQILAGIYVRELYQVGQQVRVGEVEGQIEEIGTVKTTLLTDEGELVSLSNRILLEQQVFSR is encoded by the coding sequence ATGGAACTCAACCTCTGGACGCAGAGCCTGGTCACCGCAATGACGGTGTTGTGGACCAAAGTCGCTAATTTCATTCCTAACCTGTTTGGCGCCCTGATTTTGGTGCTGCTCGGGTTCGTGGTTGCAAAACTGCTCGACACATTGCTGTCGAAATTGCTCGCCAAGCTGGGCCTTGATCGCCTTATGGGCGGTACTGGCTTGACCAAGGTTATTGCCAGGGCCGGTATCCAAGTGCCGATTTCGACCTTGGTTGGCAAAATAATTTATTGGTTCGTGCTGCTTATATTTCTGGTGTCCGCCGCCGAATCGCTGGGTCTTGAGCAAGTGTCGAGCACATTGACCATGCTGACCCAGTATCTGCCAAAGGTATTTGGTGCTGCGCTGGTCTTGCTGGTTGGTGTGCTTCTGGCGCAGTTGGCCAATGGGCTGGTCCGCGGTGCTGCCGAGGGCGTTGGAATCGATTACGCCGCCGGCCTGGGGCGAATCGCCCAAGGGCTGGTCATTATTATCAGTATTTCGGTCGCAATCAGTCAGTTGGAGGTCAAAACAGACCTGCTCAACCATGTGATTGTGATCGGTTTGATTACCGTTGGTCTGGCAATTGCGCTGGCCATGGGCTTGGGCAGTCGAGAAATTGCCGGGCAAATACTGGCGGGAATATATGTGCGTGAGTTGTATCAGGTGGGGCAACAAGTGCGGGTGGGCGAGGTCGAAGGGCAGATTGAAGAAATTGGCACGGTGAAAACCACGTTGCTGACCGATGAGGGGGAGTTGGTATCTTTGTCCAACCGAATCCTACTCGAACAGCAAGTGTTTAGCCGCTAA
- a CDS encoding CrfX protein — MHDPFEKSLRDMLNASSSTRDDDACLGRVLKTANRQVGAGDLFKLLGRWSQAMMIGLNNGSPHVSPVSRRTLSSARPADKAD; from the coding sequence ATGCACGATCCGTTCGAAAAATCACTGCGCGACATGCTCAACGCCTCTTCCTCTACCAGGGATGACGATGCGTGCCTGGGCCGCGTGTTGAAAACCGCTAACCGTCAGGTCGGCGCGGGTGATTTGTTCAAACTGCTCGGTCGCTGGTCGCAAGCGATGATGATTGGCCTTAACAATGGCTCACCGCATGTGTCTCCGGTCTCACGTCGTACCCTTTCTTCTGCTCGCCCTGCTGATAAGGCTGATTGA
- a CDS encoding zinc transporter ZntB: protein MFDETNAQWGLVHALVLDGQGGARFIARTELEGLQLQPHESVWLHWDRGHPQTQTWLRTASGLSEFSCDLLLEENTRPRLVPLPDAELLLFLRGVNLNPGAEPEDMVSVRIFAAPQQVISLRLRQLRATDELIECLTAGIGPKTASELILYLAQYLTDKVQALVGELSELVDVEEEKIDADERYAADHGDMLHIRRRAAGLRRFLAPQREVYAQLTRNKVPWFVEEDANYWNELNNSLTRYLEELELTRERVGLVLETEDRRLSERMNRVMYRFGIITGIFLPMSFLTGLLGVNVGGIPGSTNPYGFLIACSIMGAVGIGQYWLFRRLRWV, encoded by the coding sequence ATGTTCGATGAAACAAACGCGCAGTGGGGACTGGTACATGCCCTGGTGCTAGATGGTCAGGGCGGGGCGCGTTTCATTGCTCGAACCGAGTTGGAAGGTCTTCAATTGCAGCCACACGAAAGTGTGTGGCTGCATTGGGATCGCGGGCATCCCCAGACTCAAACCTGGTTGCGTACGGCCAGCGGCCTGAGTGAGTTCAGCTGCGACTTGTTGCTGGAAGAAAATACCCGGCCGCGTCTGGTGCCGTTACCCGACGCGGAATTGCTGCTGTTTTTGCGCGGGGTCAACCTCAATCCTGGCGCCGAGCCTGAAGACATGGTCTCCGTGCGGATCTTTGCGGCGCCGCAGCAGGTTATCTCGCTACGACTGCGTCAGTTGCGGGCCACCGATGAATTAATCGAGTGTCTCACTGCCGGTATTGGCCCAAAAACCGCCTCTGAATTGATTCTCTACCTCGCTCAATACCTCACCGACAAGGTTCAGGCGCTCGTCGGCGAGCTGTCGGAATTGGTCGATGTGGAGGAAGAAAAGATAGATGCTGACGAACGGTATGCCGCTGATCACGGCGACATGCTGCACATCCGTCGTCGCGCCGCTGGATTGCGCCGGTTTCTGGCGCCGCAGCGTGAAGTTTACGCGCAGCTGACCCGTAATAAAGTGCCGTGGTTTGTCGAAGAAGATGCCAATTACTGGAATGAGCTGAATAATAGCTTGACCCGCTACCTGGAAGAGCTTGAATTGACCCGCGAACGTGTGGGGTTGGTCCTGGAAACCGAGGACCGACGTCTCAGTGAGCGCATGAACCGCGTCATGTACCGATTCGGCATCATCACCGGAATTTTTCTGCCCATGAGCTTTCTGACAGGGTTGCTGGGGGTGAATGTCGGTGGAATTCCAGGCTCGACCAATCCATACGGGTTTCTCATCGCCTGTTCGATCATGGGTGCGGTGGGGATTGGGCAGTATTGGCTGTTCCGGCGCTTACGGTGGGTGTAA